CCCGGTCGCTTCGCTGCCGCGAATCTCGCGAAGCATCCTACGGAGAGCGACGGGGTGCGGCGATACCCGGTCGGGAAAGGTGCCGGACACCGGGTACCCTGGTCCGCGAAGGGGCCTTAGCTCAGTTGGTAGAGCGCTGTCTTTGCATGGCAGATGTCAGGGGTTCGACTCCCCTAGGCTCCACTCCCGAAAGCCCTTCGATCGGTGGAAATCGCTGGTCAGAGGGGCTTTTTTGATGTCTGGGCGGCGCTGACGGGGTATCACGCGCGACCCTGCGGGGCGCGGAGGCAGCCGTATTGCGGCCGGGCCGCGCCCACTGCCCTCTCAGGGGCGGGGACACGGCCCGGAAAATTCGGTCGGACGCTGCTCAGGCCGTGGTGCCGCCACCGCGTTCGTCGGCCTCCGCCTCGGCCTGCTTGGCCTGGACCTCGGGGTCGAGCGAGGCGCCCTCGCTGCCGTCGACGGCGCTCAGCCGGCCGCGGTCGCTGACCTCCGTCGGGGCCGGCGGCTCGACCAGCCAGTCCGGGTTGGCCTGCTTGTCCCACCATTTCCAGGCGGCGACCGCACCGCCGGCCAGGATGCCCAGCACGGCCAGCCGCTTGGCGAGCTTGCCGCACTTGGCGCGGCGGCTGTGCTTCTTCTGGATCTTGGCGATCTCGGCGGCCGTCACCTGGCCGCGGAGCGCGGCGAGCGCGGCGCTGCCCCGGGCGACGACCTCCTCGCGCACCGGCTCGGCCGCGGCCCGGGCACTGGTCACCGCGTGCTCCAGCCGCGGTGCGGTGTACTCGGCGGCCTGGTGGGCCGCCTTGCGGGTACGGCAGGCCGCCCGGGTCGCCGCGGCGTCCACCTTGGGCGGCAGGGCGCCACGGGCATGCTCGATACGCGGGTGGAGATGCGCGTCGTACTGATGACGGGCCTGGTGGGCGGCCTCGGCCACTTTGGGGGCCAGCCGCGCACGGGCCTCGTGCGTGTACTGCACGGCGGCGTCCTTGGCCGTACCGGCATACGGAGCCACCACCTCCGCGGCGTGCCGCACGCTGTCCTTCGCCGTATCGGTCGCGGCGCGCACGCTGTCCTTGCGGGTCACGGGATCCTCCTCCTCGGTGGCGTGGTCCGGGGGCTATGGGGGTTGGTCCCCCATGTCTGCTGTGTCGCCTGTCCACCCGTTTGAAGATCATGCCCGCTCGCGGCTCGTACGGCATGTGA
The sequence above is a segment of the Streptomyces lydicus genome. Coding sequences within it:
- a CDS encoding DUF5324 family protein is translated as MTRKDSVRAATDTAKDSVRHAAEVVAPYAGTAKDAAVQYTHEARARLAPKVAEAAHQARHQYDAHLHPRIEHARGALPPKVDAAATRAACRTRKAAHQAAEYTAPRLEHAVTSARAAAEPVREEVVARGSAALAALRGQVTAAEIAKIQKKHSRRAKCGKLAKRLAVLGILAGGAVAAWKWWDKQANPDWLVEPPAPTEVSDRGRLSAVDGSEGASLDPEVQAKQAEAEADERGGGTTA